In Trichoderma atroviride chromosome 2, complete sequence, one DNA window encodes the following:
- a CDS encoding uncharacterized protein (EggNog:ENOG41~TransMembrane:2 (o296-315i336-361o)), protein MTSKVRIACRRCRMKRIKCDGSIPACSNCQKANEVCLDVDGRNNSISIPRDFTANARARIDWLEEQLRHHTPHVNLDDGPKVDFRLQQVASLPATLEAKSVEAEDAASLSKRTFDVTQEQTPPQEQPFTAEARSVALDLGLLSLGSDSRQLHYLGSSSGRLFTSLIGLGLPDTTTQTSASSTPSSLSQSSPYGKPGPFAYAKRQKEASRLVYDILRKTLPAREDAQILLETYFRHIHAEHPFLHPGSIVAAIEALYQCAAAEPSAEIGFNGWVTAVEPFAYNGEFALSRGVNCTSISIFTATFHVFMVFTLAATVRTRQRMYDFAPDQFYRAATSVAHYCFSDASVATLQAILLLAVHSLLSPTEMNIWTLTYTAMAQCIDLGLHRMPADDNGASDAAALTRKMVFFNVYHLDRSVATIQGRPLGIRDETFDVQLPSLQDVQADAAALTSSSQAPELSIPPIVAFAIHRFRLDPIISEIKLLFYHLPSQISAYSWPADHQATQTVIRQRLQEWRHEISSLLNLLPQDMIDEDHQLDMRRYELTAQSQFFAAMILLYQPSQMIPHPGEEALLICYQCAVSRINIYNSLYNADGLFQSWRGVQGVFSSGATMIYCLWTSSSVQKSVPLSKAMTDLRTCTNLLSVGGGNGGHQSKEAKRRLVEQWTRC, encoded by the exons ATGACTTCCAAGGTCCGCATCGCGTGCCGGCGATGCCGCATGAAGAGAATCAAGTGTGATGGCAGCATTCCAGCCTGCAGCAACTGCCAAAAAGCCAACGAGGTCTGTCTTGATGTTGACGGGCGAAACAACTCCATTTCTATTCCACGCGACTTTACCGCAAATGCTCGCGCTCGCATTGATTGGTTGGAAGAGCAGCTTCGTCACCACACTCCCCATGTGAATCTCGATGATGGTCCAAAAGTAGATTTCCGCCTCCAGCAAGTTGCGAGCCTCCCAGCGACGCTCGAAGCCAAGTCAgtggaagcagaagacgcCGCATCGCTTTCAAAACGGACTTTCGACGTCACTCAAGAGCAAACTCCGCCACAGGAGCAACCTTTCACGGCCGAAGCGCGCTCTGTGGCTTTGGATCTCGGCCTATTGAGCTTGGGCTCAGACTCCAGACAGCTCCACTATCTGGGCAGTTCTTCAGGACGGCTATTCACATCGCTCATCGGCCTAGGCTTGCCTGATACGACCACCCAGACTTCAGCAAGCAGTACCCCTAGCTCGCTCTCTCAATCCAGTCCTTATGGGAAGCCGGGTCCTTTTGCCTATGCAAAGCGTCAGAAAGAAGCTAGTAGGCTGGTTTATGATATCTTGCGCAAG ACTCTACCCGCTCGCGAAGACGCTCAGATTCTGCTGGAAACATACTTTCGTCACATTCACGCTGAGCACCCCTTCTTGCATCCCGGCTCCATCGTAGCGGCTATCGAAGCCTTGTATCAGTGCGCTGCTGCGGAGCCTTCTGCAGAGATTGGCTTCAATGGCTGGGTTACAGCAGTTGAGCCATTCGCGTACAATGGAGAATTCGCCCTTTCGCGAGGTGTAAACTGTACCTCCATATCCATCTTCACGGCGACATTCCATGTATTCATGGTTTTCACGCTGGCGGCTACCGTGAGGACCCGTCAAAGAATGTACGATTTTGCACCAGACCAGTTTTACCGGGCAGCAACTTCGGTTGCTCATTACTGCTTTTCAGACGCATCGGTAGCCACTCTGCAAGCCATTCTCCTTTTAGCCGTGCATAGTCTGCTTAGTCCAACAGAGATGAATATCTGGACACTCACATATACGGCAATGGCACAGTGTATCGACCTAGGACTGCATCGGATGCCCGCCGACGACAATGGCGCTTCCGACGCCGCAGCTCTGACTCGTAAAATGGTCTTTTTCAACGTATATCATCTGGATAG GTCTGTGGCCACCATCCAGGGGCGCCCACTGGGTATTCGGGATGAGACATTCGATGTTCAGCTCCCTAGTCTCCAGGATGTCCAAGCCGATGCCGCGGCTTTGACGTCTTCAAGCCAGGCTCCTGAGCTATCGATTCCTCCCATTGTTGCGTTCGCGATTCATCGCTTTAGGCTTGATCCCATCATTTCGGAGATCAAGTTATTATTCTACCATCTTCCCAGCCAGATCAGCGCTTATTCTTGGCCTGCTGACCATCAAGCAACTCAAACCGTGATTCGGCAGCGTTTGCAAGAGTGGCGTCACGAAATCAGCTCACTGTTGAATTTGCTTCCACAGGACATGATCGATGAAGATCACCAACTAGACATGCGACGGTACGAGTTGACAGCACAGAGTCAATTCTTCGCAGCTATGATTTTGTTATATCAGCCCTCTCAGATGATACCACATCCAGGCGAAGAAGCTTTGCTCATATGTTACCAGTGTGCAGTCTCCCGCATCAACATCTACAATAGCCTGTACAACGCAGATGGTCTTTTCCAAAGCTGGCGCGGCGTACAAGGAGTCTTCTCCTCAGGAGCAACCATGATCTATTGTCTCTGGACGTCGAGCTCCGTACAGAAATCTGTCCCACTCTCCAAGGCAATGACTGACCTGAGAACCTGCACAAACCTTCTCAGTGTTGGGGGGGGGAATGGTGGCCATCAGtcaaaagaggcaaagagaCGTTTGGTCGAGCAATGGACGCGCTGTTGA